In Pleurocapsa sp. PCC 7319, the following are encoded in one genomic region:
- a CDS encoding UDP-glucuronic acid decarboxylase family protein, producing the protein MRVLVTGGAGFIGSHLIDRLMKQGHEVICLDNFFTGHKRNILHWMDNPYFELIRHDITEPIRLEVDQIYHLACPASPVHYQYNPVKTIKTNVMGTLYMLGLAKRIKARFLLASTSEVYGDPDVHPQPEEYRGNVNCIGIRSCYDEGKRVAETLAFDYHRQNNVDIRVMRIFNTYGPRMFENDGRVVSNFIVQALKGQPLTVYGDGLQTRSFCYVADLVEGMMRLMNSEHIGPINIGNPGEYTILQLAETIQRMINPDAELTFKPLPQDDPLQRQPDITKAKNLLGWEPTIDLEEGLKLTIADFRSRIETEKI; encoded by the coding sequence ATGAGAGTATTAGTAACTGGTGGTGCTGGTTTTATCGGTTCTCATCTTATCGATCGCTTAATGAAACAGGGTCATGAAGTTATCTGTCTAGACAACTTTTTCACCGGTCATAAGCGTAACATTCTTCATTGGATGGATAATCCTTATTTTGAATTGATTCGTCACGATATTACCGAGCCAATTCGTCTCGAAGTAGATCAAATTTATCATCTCGCTTGTCCTGCTTCTCCAGTTCACTATCAATATAACCCCGTAAAAACCATTAAAACTAATGTTATGGGAACGTTATATATGTTGGGGTTAGCTAAGCGGATTAAAGCTAGATTTTTGCTGGCTTCTACTTCAGAAGTATATGGCGATCCTGATGTACATCCTCAACCAGAAGAATATCGCGGTAATGTTAACTGTATTGGTATTCGCAGTTGTTATGACGAAGGGAAGCGTGTCGCTGAAACCTTGGCCTTTGATTACCATCGGCAAAATAATGTTGACATTCGTGTGATGCGAATTTTTAATACTTATGGACCAAGAATGTTTGAAAATGATGGTCGTGTGGTCAGCAACTTTATTGTTCAAGCACTGAAAGGACAACCCTTGACAGTTTATGGTGATGGTTTACAAACTCGCAGCTTCTGTTACGTTGCCGATCTGGTGGAAGGAATGATGCGACTGATGAACAGTGAACACATTGGTCCAATTAATATTGGTAATCCTGGTGAATATACGATTCTGCAACTTGCTGAAACCATTCAAAGAATGATTAATCCTGATGCTGAATTGACATTCAAACCTCTACCGCAGGACGATCCTCTACAGAGACAACCTGATATTACCAAGGCTAAAAATTTATTGGGTTGGGAACCCACAATTGATCTAGAAGAAGGTTTAAAACTCACCATAGCCGACTTTCGTTCTCGGATAGAAACTGAGAAAATTTAA
- a CDS encoding UDP-glucose/GDP-mannose dehydrogenase family protein: MRVCVIGTGYVGLVTGVCLSHIGHDVICVDNNEEKVKLMQSGQSPIYEPGLSELMQSSAESGRLTFTSDLAKGVGHGEILYIAVGTPPLPTGESDTRYVEAVARGIGTHLKGEYKVIVNKSTVPIGSGDWVRMIVLDGHKESGSNIEPHFDVVSNPEFLREGSAVYDTFNPDRIVLGGNSEKAIAMMQELYQPLVKREFAEDKSLPPVPVVVTDLSSAEMIKYAANSFLATKISFINEVANICDRVGADVTQVAQGIGLDSRIGGKFLNAGIGWGGSCFPKDVSALVHTAEDYGYETELLKAAINVNQRQRLLALEKLQNELKILKGKTVGLLGLTFKPDTDDMRDAPALDLIEQLNRLGARVKAYDPIVSQSGLSHGLSNVIIETNAEMLADSCDALVLVTDWKEFLKLDFSKMAKLMSNPLVIDGRNFLDRKTVEAGGIRYVGMGR; encoded by the coding sequence ATGCGTGTTTGCGTTATTGGTACTGGATATGTCGGTTTGGTAACTGGCGTTTGTTTATCTCATATCGGACACGATGTAATTTGTGTTGATAATAACGAAGAAAAAGTAAAGTTGATGCAGTCGGGACAATCGCCTATTTATGAACCAGGGTTATCTGAACTGATGCAGTCTTCTGCTGAATCTGGAAGATTAACTTTTACTTCTGACTTAGCAAAAGGAGTAGGTCATGGAGAAATCCTCTATATTGCTGTGGGAACTCCACCTTTGCCAACAGGAGAAAGTGACACACGCTATGTTGAAGCTGTAGCTCGTGGTATCGGCACTCACTTAAAGGGCGAATACAAAGTGATTGTTAACAAGTCTACAGTACCTATTGGTTCTGGTGACTGGGTACGGATGATTGTTCTCGATGGTCATAAAGAATCTGGTAGTAACATTGAACCTCACTTTGATGTGGTTAGTAATCCTGAATTCTTACGTGAGGGTTCGGCAGTATACGATACCTTTAACCCCGATCGCATTGTTTTGGGTGGCAATAGTGAAAAAGCGATCGCCATGATGCAAGAACTCTATCAACCTCTTGTGAAACGCGAATTTGCCGAGGATAAATCCTTGCCTCCTGTTCCAGTGGTCGTTACCGATCTTAGCTCTGCTGAGATGATCAAATATGCGGCTAATTCATTCTTGGCAACTAAAATCAGCTTTATTAATGAAGTTGCCAATATCTGTGATCGTGTTGGCGCAGATGTTACCCAAGTTGCTCAGGGAATCGGTTTAGACTCCCGTATAGGGGGCAAGTTCTTAAATGCTGGTATTGGTTGGGGTGGTTCTTGTTTTCCTAAAGATGTCTCAGCTTTAGTTCACACTGCCGAAGACTATGGTTATGAAACTGAACTATTGAAAGCAGCAATTAATGTCAATCAACGTCAGCGTTTACTAGCTCTAGAAAAGCTGCAAAATGAGCTGAAAATCTTGAAAGGTAAAACCGTTGGCTTACTGGGACTAACTTTTAAGCCAGATACAGATGATATGAGAGATGCGCCTGCACTAGACTTAATCGAGCAACTCAATCGTCTTGGTGCCAGAGTTAAAGCTTACGACCCTATTGTTTCTCAATCAGGTTTGAGTCATGGTTTATCTAACGTGATCATTGAAACTAATGCTGAAATGTTGGCGGATAGTTGCGATGCCCTAGTTTTAGTTACCGACTGGAAAGAATTCCTCAAATTAGACTTCAGCAAAATGGCTAAGTTAATGAGTAATCCTTTAGTAATTGATGGACGTAACTTCCTCGACCGAAAAACTGTTGAAGCTGGAGGTATTCGCTATGTTGGCATGGGACGATAA
- a CDS encoding class I SAM-dependent methyltransferase → MVMKLEEVVPFGRSLDEYIKMFNLSPSDLRKRILGVGDGPASFNAEGTARGAKITSIDPIYQFSGVEIKQRFDAVVDNIIDQIIATPKNWVWSYHQSPQALKASRIKTLEIFLQDYEQGFQEGRYLAQELPQLDFTDQTYDLALCSHFLFLYSEHCDRDFHSASIKEMLRVSREVRIFPLLTLMQETSPYLDGIMAEFINLGYSVTIEEVPYELQPGGNKMLVIKMKKTTGV, encoded by the coding sequence ATGGTCATGAAGCTAGAAGAGGTTGTTCCTTTTGGGCGATCGCTAGACGAATATATTAAGATGTTCAATCTCTCCCCAAGTGATTTACGAAAGCGGATTTTAGGGGTAGGTGACGGTCCAGCCAGCTTTAATGCTGAAGGTACAGCTAGAGGTGCAAAAATCACCTCAATTGATCCGATTTATCAGTTTAGCGGGGTAGAAATTAAACAACGATTTGATGCTGTGGTGGACAATATCATCGATCAGATCATCGCTACACCTAAGAATTGGGTCTGGAGTTATCATCAATCACCCCAAGCTCTAAAAGCAAGTCGCATTAAAACTCTGGAGATTTTTCTTCAGGATTATGAGCAAGGTTTTCAAGAAGGAAGATATCTAGCTCAGGAATTGCCCCAGCTTGATTTCACAGATCAAACCTATGACTTAGCTTTATGTTCCCATTTTCTATTTTTGTATTCAGAACATTGCGATCGTGATTTTCATAGTGCCTCAATCAAAGAAATGCTCAGGGTTAGCCGAGAAGTAAGAATATTTCCTCTGTTAACCTTGATGCAAGAAACTTCACCCTACCTCGATGGTATTATGGCTGAGTTTATTAATCTGGGATATTCTGTGACGATTGAGGAAGTACCTTATGAACTCCAACCTGGAGGTAATAAAATGCTTGTAATTAAGATGAAGAAAACAACAGGAGTTTGA
- a CDS encoding carotenoid oxygenase family protein, whose translation MTNTIAKTANNQTYNIEEWKRGYDSQPNEYEYEITEIEGQIPPELSGTLFRNGPGLLDIGGSAIYHPFDGDGMISAFSFKDGKAYYRNRFVQTEAYLEEQQAGKILYRGVFGTQKPGGWFNNVFDVKLKNIANTGVIYWGGKLLALWEAAEPHRLDPKNLDTLGKDYLDGVLEPGDAFSAHPWVDPSCELDGGAPCLVNFRVDPGLSSKITLFEFAPDGKLLRRHAHSIPGFSFIHDFIITPQYAIFFQNPVNFNPLPFVFGMCGAGECVEFKPEQPTNIVLIPRDPQNKEIRTFKVKSGFVFHHANAFEQGNKIHIDSITYETLPQVQPDSNYKEVDFDSLDPGQLWRFSLNLENGTVERQMLESRCCEFPTHNPNKVGRDYRYLYIGAAANNTGHNAPLQAILKLDLETGERQLHSFTPSGYTSEPIFVPKPNAEREDAGWVLTVVYDGDKHRSCLAILDGENLAGEPIALLHLEHHIPYGLHGSWCDEVFI comes from the coding sequence ATGACCAATACCATTGCTAAAACAGCTAACAACCAAACTTACAATATCGAAGAATGGAAACGGGGTTATGATTCTCAGCCCAACGAATATGAGTACGAAATCACAGAAATAGAAGGTCAGATTCCTCCTGAATTATCTGGAACATTATTTCGTAATGGTCCTGGTTTATTAGATATTGGTGGTTCAGCCATCTATCATCCCTTTGATGGGGACGGTATGATCAGTGCATTTTCTTTTAAGGATGGTAAGGCATATTATCGTAATCGTTTTGTGCAAACAGAGGCTTATCTCGAGGAGCAACAAGCAGGTAAAATTCTCTATCGAGGAGTATTTGGCACTCAAAAACCTGGAGGTTGGTTCAATAATGTATTTGATGTCAAGCTTAAGAATATTGCCAACACTGGGGTAATTTATTGGGGTGGAAAATTACTGGCCCTTTGGGAAGCTGCTGAACCTCATCGTTTAGACCCCAAAAATTTAGATACTTTGGGTAAAGATTACCTCGATGGAGTCTTAGAACCAGGTGATGCATTTTCAGCACATCCTTGGGTAGATCCTAGTTGTGAACTGGATGGAGGCGCACCCTGTCTAGTTAACTTTAGAGTTGATCCAGGGCTTTCGAGTAAAATTACCTTGTTTGAATTTGCCCCTGATGGTAAACTCTTGCGTCGTCATGCCCATAGTATTCCCGGTTTTTCGTTTATTCATGACTTTATAATTACTCCTCAATATGCCATCTTTTTTCAAAACCCAGTTAATTTTAATCCCTTGCCCTTTGTGTTTGGAATGTGTGGTGCAGGAGAATGTGTTGAGTTTAAGCCCGAACAGCCCACTAACATCGTCTTAATTCCTCGCGATCCCCAGAACAAGGAAATTAGAACTTTTAAGGTAAAATCTGGTTTTGTTTTCCACCATGCTAATGCTTTTGAGCAGGGAAATAAAATACATATTGATTCTATTACTTATGAGACTTTACCCCAAGTCCAGCCTGACTCCAACTACAAAGAAGTTGATTTCGACAGTCTTGATCCAGGACAGTTATGGCGATTTTCTTTAAACCTTGAGAATGGAACTGTTGAGCGTCAGATGTTAGAGAGTCGCTGTTGTGAATTTCCGACCCATAACCCAAATAAAGTTGGTCGAGATTATCGCTATTTATATATAGGTGCAGCAGCTAACAATACTGGACATAATGCCCCTCTACAAGCAATTTTGAAATTAGACTTAGAAACAGGAGAGCGTCAGTTACATTCTTTTACCCCCAGCGGTTACACTAGTGAACCAATTTTTGTTCCTAAGCCTAATGCTGAAAGGGAAGATGCAGGTTGGGTATTAACGGTAGTTTACGATGGTGACAAGCATCGTTCTTGCCTGGCCATTTTAGATGGAGAAAATTTAGCTGGAGAGCCGATCGCCTTGCTTCATCTGGAACATCATATTCCTTACGGCTTACATGGTAGTTGGTGTGACGAAGTGTTTATTTAA
- a CDS encoding phycobiliprotein lyase yields the protein MVFAETSNIVLQSLAVDFFRKSEGSWNSQRRYYSLNQDVEPQEVESYLTVSFLEQGASELIELAQSHQLADLEALVCGTKVTWESNYTNESRKPVTGSTVFGVLGNKLYRDRGFATSKPIIAVCSFTNADTMALRTEYNSNVFEEEVKLVGSKYRTRQTIISRAGQEITIGQYLEKRV from the coding sequence ATGGTATTTGCGGAAACATCAAATATTGTCTTACAGTCATTAGCGGTAGATTTTTTCCGTAAGTCTGAAGGTAGCTGGAATTCTCAAAGACGCTACTACAGCTTGAATCAAGATGTCGAACCCCAGGAAGTAGAAAGTTATCTAACAGTTTCCTTTTTGGAGCAGGGTGCATCGGAATTAATTGAATTAGCCCAAAGTCATCAACTAGCTGATTTAGAAGCTTTAGTTTGTGGCACAAAAGTCACCTGGGAAAGTAATTACACTAACGAAAGTCGTAAACCAGTTACTGGTTCTACTGTATTTGGTGTTTTAGGTAACAAATTATATCGCGATCGCGGTTTTGCAACTTCTAAACCAATTATTGCGGTATGTTCTTTTACCAACGCTGATACTATGGCTCTTCGTACAGAATACAACTCAAATGTATTTGAAGAAGAAGTGAAATTAGTTGGTAGTAAATATCGCACTAGACAGACAATTATTTCCCGTGCCGGGCAAGAAATCACCATCGGTCAATATTTGGAAAAGAGAGTTTAG
- the sbcD gene encoding exonuclease subunit SbcD, translating to MIKILHLSDIHLGSGFSHGKINPETGINTRLEDFVNTLSICIDRAIAEPVDLVLFGGDAFPDATPPPYVHEAFASQFRRLADAEIPAVLLVGNHDQHSQGNGGASLSIYRTLVVPGFIVGDTIKTNRISTRNGDIQVITLPWLNRSTLLTRPETEGLGLAEVNELLIKRLQPVLEAEVRRLDRNIPTILLAHLMADRANLGAEKFLAVGKGFTIPVSMLIRPEFDYVALGHVHKHQNLNPTNDPPIIYPGSIERVDFSEEKEDKGYILLEVAPGKVDWEFCPIPARPFLTIEVDVSQEEDPLEAVLQAIAKQEIEEKVVRFIYKLRSEQLDLINTSAIDRALQKAHTYSIRPELISQLARPRLPELGVGNTLDPIEALTTYLNNREDLQDIKKDLLGAAKSLMNS from the coding sequence ATGATTAAGATTCTTCATTTATCCGATATACATCTTGGAAGTGGATTTTCCCATGGCAAGATCAACCCTGAAACGGGAATTAATACGAGACTAGAAGACTTTGTTAATACTCTCAGTATCTGTATCGATAGAGCGATCGCCGAACCAGTTGACTTAGTACTATTTGGTGGAGATGCTTTTCCCGATGCTACGCCTCCACCGTATGTGCATGAAGCCTTTGCGAGTCAATTTCGTCGTTTGGCAGATGCCGAAATACCCGCAGTACTGTTAGTGGGTAATCACGATCAACACTCTCAGGGTAATGGTGGAGCCAGTCTATCTATCTACCGTACTTTAGTAGTTCCAGGATTTATCGTCGGCGATACGATCAAAACCAACCGCATCTCAACCCGTAACGGCGATATACAAGTTATCACCTTACCTTGGTTAAATCGCTCCACTTTATTAACCCGTCCTGAAACTGAGGGATTAGGACTAGCCGAAGTTAACGAACTTTTGATTAAGCGTTTACAACCTGTCTTGGAAGCAGAAGTTCGCCGACTAGATCGTAATATACCCACTATTTTATTGGCTCATCTGATGGCAGATCGCGCTAACTTGGGTGCAGAGAAATTTCTGGCGGTGGGCAAAGGCTTTACAATTCCTGTCTCGATGTTAATTCGTCCCGAATTTGATTATGTTGCCCTAGGTCATGTCCATAAACATCAAAATCTCAACCCGACTAACGATCCCCCCATTATTTATCCTGGAAGTATTGAACGGGTAGACTTTAGCGAAGAAAAAGAAGACAAAGGTTATATTTTATTAGAAGTTGCCCCAGGTAAAGTTGACTGGGAATTTTGCCCTATTCCTGCCCGTCCTTTTTTAACCATCGAAGTAGACGTTTCTCAAGAAGAAGATCCCTTAGAAGCAGTTTTACAGGCGATCGCCAAACAGGAAATTGAAGAAAAAGTTGTTCGTTTTATCTACAAACTTCGTTCTGAACAACTAGATTTAATTAACACTTCGGCAATAGATAGAGCATTACAAAAAGCTCACACCTATAGTATTCGTCCCGAATTAATCAGTCAATTAGCACGACCTCGTTTACCTGAATTGGGTGTGGGCAATACTCTCGATCCAATAGAAGCCTTAACAACTTATTTAAATAACCGAGAAGATTTACAAGATATTAAAAAGGATTTATTGGGAGCGGCTAAAAGTTTAATGAATAGCTAA
- a CDS encoding magnesium chelatase subunit H — MFTQVKSTVRHVKPDAVNGRDLLRVVYVVLEPQYQSTLTEAAQSINSNNPHLAVELSGYLIEELRDEENYRNFQNDVAQANIFIASLIFVEDLAQKVVEAVTPHRDNLDAAVVFPSMPEVMRLNKMGSFSMAQLGQSKSAIAQFMRKRKNKSGSSFQDAMLKLLRTLPKVLKYLPVEKAQDARNFMLSFQYWLGGNADNLENFLLMLSDKYVYPDKQENAIQYAEPIVYPDMGIWHPLAPKMFEDVQEYLDWFNSRRDISDDLKDPLAPCVGLVLQRTHLVTQDNAHYVAMVQELECMGARVIPVFAGGLDFSKPVDAYFWQESQSQAIVDVVVSLTGFALVGGPARQDHPKAIESLKRLNRPYMVALPLVFQTTEEWEESDLGLHPVQVALQIAIPELDGAIEPIIASGRDGATGRSIALQDRVEAIARRAMKWGSLRKKPKLQKKVAITVFSFPPDKGNVGTAAYLDVFGSIYEAMKGLRDNGYEIQDLPDSPQELMEAVIHDAQAQYASPELNIAHRMSVEQYERLTPYSVSLEENWGPPPGHLNSDGQNLLIYGKEFGNVFIGVQPTFGYEGDPMRLLFSRSASPHHGFAAYYTYLEHIWKADAVLHFGTHGSLEFMPGKQMGMSGACYPDSLIGSIPNIYYYAANNPSEATIAKRRSYASTISYLTPPAENAGLYKGLKELGELIGSYQSLKDGGRGIQIVDTVMDQARIVNLDQDIDFPDHSAKEMTQVERDTIIGLVYKKLMEIESRLLPCGLHVIGKPPTAEEAIATLVNISNLDREEEEIVSLPRIIANSIGRDIDEIYANNDRGILEDVQLFQDITQATRAAVSALVNAQIDAEGRVSMVSKLNFFNIGKKAPWIEALQEHGYKNVDTELLKPLMEYLEFCLEQVCADNELGGLLKALEGEYVLPGPGGDPIRNPNVLPTGKNIHALDPQAIPTLAAVKSAKIVVDRLIERQKIDNGGQYPESIACVLWGTDNIKTYGESLAQIMWMIGVRPVPDALGRVNKLELISLEELGRPRIDVVVNCSGVFRDLFINQMNLLDRGVKMAAEANEPIEMNFVRKHSLEQAEEMGINVRQAATRIFSNASGSYSSNINLAVENSSWEEEKELQDMYLNRKSFAFNSDNPGVMDESRGLFESSLKKADVTFQNLDSSEISLTDVSHYFDSDPTKIVSSLRDDGRKPTAYIADTTTANAQVRTLSETVRLDARTKLLNPKWYEGMLSHGYEGVRELSKRLVNTMGWSATADAVDNWVYEDVNTTFIDDPEMCKRLMDMNPNSFRKIVGTLLEVNGRGYWETSEENLDRLRELYQEVEDKIEGID; from the coding sequence ATGTTCACCCAGGTCAAGTCCACCGTTCGTCACGTTAAGCCAGATGCCGTTAACGGACGCGATCTATTGAGGGTGGTCTATGTCGTGCTGGAGCCTCAGTACCAAAGTACCCTTACTGAAGCAGCTCAGTCGATTAATAGCAATAATCCCCACTTAGCCGTTGAATTGAGTGGCTATTTAATAGAAGAGTTAAGAGACGAAGAGAACTATCGAAACTTCCAAAATGATGTTGCTCAAGCCAATATATTTATTGCATCATTAATCTTTGTCGAGGATTTAGCCCAAAAGGTAGTAGAAGCAGTGACTCCCCATCGCGATAATTTGGATGCAGCGGTGGTTTTCCCTTCCATGCCTGAGGTAATGCGCCTCAACAAAATGGGAAGCTTCTCCATGGCACAGTTAGGACAGTCTAAGAGTGCGATCGCCCAATTTATGCGGAAGCGCAAAAACAAGTCTGGCAGTTCTTTCCAAGATGCGATGCTCAAGCTGTTGCGGACTTTGCCTAAAGTCTTGAAATACCTACCGGTCGAAAAAGCTCAGGATGCTCGTAACTTTATGCTGAGTTTTCAGTATTGGCTGGGTGGTAATGCCGATAATCTAGAGAATTTCTTATTGATGCTGTCGGATAAATATGTTTATCCAGATAAGCAAGAAAATGCGATTCAATATGCCGAACCAATTGTCTATCCAGACATGGGTATTTGGCATCCTCTCGCGCCCAAAATGTTTGAGGATGTTCAAGAATACCTCGATTGGTTTAATAGTCGTCGAGATATTTCTGATGATCTTAAAGATCCTTTGGCTCCCTGTGTTGGCTTAGTATTGCAACGCACTCATTTGGTTACTCAGGACAATGCTCATTATGTAGCTATGGTGCAGGAATTGGAATGTATGGGTGCCAGAGTCATCCCAGTCTTTGCTGGGGGATTAGACTTCTCTAAGCCTGTAGATGCTTATTTCTGGCAGGAAAGCCAAAGTCAGGCAATAGTTGACGTAGTAGTTTCCCTAACTGGATTTGCCTTAGTTGGTGGTCCCGCAAGACAAGATCATCCCAAAGCGATCGAGTCCTTGAAACGCCTCAACCGTCCTTACATGGTGGCATTACCACTAGTATTCCAAACGACTGAAGAATGGGAAGAAAGTGATTTGGGGTTACACCCTGTACAGGTAGCATTACAAATTGCTATTCCTGAATTAGATGGGGCGATCGAACCCATAATTGCTTCTGGTAGAGATGGAGCAACTGGTCGCTCCATTGCCCTCCAAGATCGAGTTGAAGCGATCGCTAGAAGAGCGATGAAGTGGGGTAGTTTACGTAAAAAACCAAAGTTACAGAAGAAAGTAGCTATTACAGTCTTTAGTTTCCCCCCTGATAAAGGAAACGTCGGGACAGCGGCTTATCTAGATGTATTTGGCTCCATCTACGAGGCCATGAAAGGCTTAAGAGATAACGGCTATGAAATCCAAGACTTACCAGATTCTCCCCAAGAGTTAATGGAGGCGGTAATTCATGATGCCCAGGCACAGTATGCCTCTCCTGAATTAAATATTGCCCATCGGATGTCTGTCGAGCAATATGAACGTCTAACTCCTTATTCAGTGAGTTTGGAAGAAAACTGGGGACCTCCACCAGGACATCTCAACAGTGACGGTCAAAACCTTTTAATTTACGGTAAGGAATTTGGTAATGTTTTCATTGGCGTGCAACCTACCTTTGGTTATGAAGGCGATCCGATGCGATTACTGTTCTCTCGTTCTGCTTCTCCTCATCATGGCTTTGCGGCTTATTACACCTATTTAGAACATATCTGGAAAGCCGATGCAGTACTGCACTTCGGTACTCATGGCTCACTAGAATTCATGCCAGGGAAACAGATGGGAATGTCGGGAGCCTGTTATCCCGATAGCTTAATTGGGAGTATTCCTAATATCTACTACTACGCAGCAAATAATCCTTCTGAAGCAACGATTGCGAAACGTCGTAGTTATGCTTCTACCATTTCTTACTTAACCCCTCCTGCGGAAAACGCTGGTTTATATAAGGGTTTAAAAGAACTAGGAGAATTAATTGGTTCTTATCAGAGTTTGAAAGATGGCGGTAGGGGTATTCAAATTGTTGATACGGTGATGGATCAGGCGCGGATCGTCAATCTGGATCAAGATATTGATTTTCCTGACCACAGTGCCAAAGAAATGACCCAAGTGGAACGGGATACGATTATTGGTTTGGTTTACAAAAAACTGATGGAAATCGAATCCCGTCTCTTACCCTGTGGCTTACACGTAATTGGTAAACCTCCCACCGCAGAAGAAGCGATCGCTACTTTGGTTAATATCTCTAACCTAGACCGGGAAGAAGAAGAAATAGTCTCCCTGCCCAGAATTATTGCGAACAGCATTGGTAGAGATATCGATGAAATATATGCGAATAACGATCGGGGAATCTTAGAAGACGTTCAACTTTTCCAAGATATTACTCAAGCAACTCGCGCTGCTGTATCTGCCCTAGTCAATGCTCAAATTGACGCGGAAGGCAGAGTATCAATGGTATCTAAACTAAACTTCTTTAATATCGGTAAAAAAGCACCGTGGATTGAAGCCTTGCAAGAACACGGTTACAAAAATGTCGATACTGAACTTCTCAAGCCTTTGATGGAATATCTGGAATTTTGTTTAGAGCAGGTATGTGCAGATAACGAACTTGGTGGTTTACTAAAAGCTTTAGAAGGGGAATACGTCTTACCTGGACCTGGTGGAGACCCCATCCGTAATCCTAATGTTCTACCTACTGGTAAGAATATTCACGCTCTCGATCCTCAAGCGATTCCCACCTTAGCCGCAGTTAAATCAGCCAAAATTGTGGTAGATCGTCTGATCGAACGTCAAAAAATTGATAATGGCGGTCAATATCCTGAAAGTATTGCTTGTGTACTCTGGGGAACCGACAACATCAAGACCTATGGTGAATCGTTAGCACAAATTATGTGGATGATTGGGGTGCGTCCTGTACCCGATGCTTTAGGTCGAGTTAACAAACTTGAACTGATTTCACTAGAAGAATTAGGTCGTCCTCGAATTGATGTTGTGGTTAACTGTTCTGGAGTCTTCCGTGATTTGTTTATCAATCAGATGAACCTGCTAGATCGGGGAGTCAAAATGGCAGCAGAAGCTAATGAACCCATTGAAATGAACTTTGTTCGTAAACACTCCTTAGAACAAGCAGAGGAAATGGGGATCAACGTACGCCAAGCAGCTACTCGTATTTTCTCGAATGCTTCTGGTTCATACTCTTCTAACATTAACCTAGCGGTAGAAAACAGCAGTTGGGAGGAAGAAAAAGAACTTCAGGATATGTACCTCAATCGTAAATCCTTTGCTTTTAATTCTGATAATCCTGGGGTAATGGATGAAAGCCGAGGCTTGTTTGAATCTTCCTTGAAAAAAGCTGATGTTACTTTTCAGAATCTAGACTCATCTGAAATTAGTTTGACTGACGTATCTCACTACTTTGATTCTGACCCGACTAAAATCGTTTCTAGCTTGCGAGATGATGGTAGAAAACCTACTGCATATATAGCTGATACTACCACTGCTAATGCACAAGTCCGAACTCTATCGGAAACAGTACGTTTGGATGCCCGTACTAAATTACTAAACCCTAAATGGTACGAAGGTATGCTCAGTCACGGTTATGAGGGCGTTCGTGAACTATCTAAGCGTTTGGTTAATACTATGGGTTGGTCAGCTACAGCAGATGCAGTTGATAATTGGGTATATGAAGATGTTAATACTACCTTCATTGACGATCCTGAAATGTGCAAACGTTTAATGGATATGAACCCCAATTCCTTCCGTAAGATTGTTGGAACTCTCCTAGAAGTTAACGGTCGTGGTTACTGGGAAACTAGTGAGGAAAACCTCGACAGATTGCGGGAATTGTATCAAGAAGTTGAAGACAAGATTGAAGGTATTGATTAA